The DNA segment TTTGTCCCACTGCAATTGCTAAAATATACCTATCGTTATTTACTTTTTTCAAAGCTTGTGACATTCTCTCTTCTAATCTCATTGGTTTTCCTTAATATTTATTTTACTATTGAACATCTACTTAAATCACCATTGATTATTTTTAGTAGATTACCTTTTTCACTCATATTAGCTACAACTATTGGAAGTTTGTTGTCTTTTGCTAACGCAATTGCTGTATCATCCATTACTTTAATATGATCTTCTAAAGCTTGATCATAAGTAATAACATCTAATTTAACTGCATCTGGATATTTCATTGGGTCTTTATCATAAACACCATCAACTTTAGTTGCTTTGATTAACATACAAGCATCAATTTCTGTTGCTCTTAAAGTTGCAGCAGTGTCAGTTGTAAAGTAAGGGTTCCCTGTACCAGCACTAAATATAACAACTCTTCCTTTTTGTAAGTGTCTAGTTGCTCTTCTAACAATATAAGGTTCAGCAATTTGTTCCATTTTTATTGCAGTTTGAAGTCTAGCAGAAAGTCCTTTATGTTCTAAAGCCTCTTGCATAGCAACACCATTTATAACTGTTGCTAACATTCCCATATAGTCAGCACTTGTTCTTTTAATAACACCATCAGCTGCAGCTGTAACACCTCTGATGATATTTCCTCCACCAATAACAATACCAACTTCAATATTGTTATCAATTAACTCTTTTATTTCATTACCTATATAATCTAAGATTTGGGTATCAATACCATACCCTTCTGGACCAGCAAGGGCTTCACCAGAAAATTTTACAAGTACTCTCTTTCTCATTTGTGTCCTTTTGTAATTGTGCGATTTTATCTAAAAAATCCTAAAAAAAAGTTGATAAAATTAACTTAGAGCCCATTCATAGAATGGAAGTACACTTATTTTAATATCATTTGAATTTATAACTTCACTATTTGAAACAGTTACTATGTTCACTTCTTCTATCTTATAATCAAGTGCAATTTTTTTTATTTTTTTTAGTTGAGATTGCATCAAAACAGAGTTGAAAAAAGGGATAGAGATAATTGCAAGATTTTTTTCAGGAATAAAAAAATCTATATAATCTAGATAATAAATCTCTTTAAACTTATTTTTTAATTCTTGAAAAATAATATTTGTTAATTCATTTTTAAACTTCTTTTTATGGGTGATTGCATCAAAAAATGCCCCATTATAAAGAAATATTTTTCTGTTTGCTTTGCTTTGATTATATTTTGGTAAAAAATAAATAATATTTTCTTCTTCAAAAGTTTTGCACTCTTCATAAAATTTATCTTTTGAGATTTTCATCTTAGTTTTAAGATTCAAAAAAAGTTGATTTAGTGATTTTTTTTCGTCAATATTTAAAATAAGAGTTTTCAAAATCTCTAAAGAAGTTTCATCTTTAGTAATAAGTTTTAAAATATTTTGTAACTCTTTATATATTTTAAATTCACTGATTTGAACACTTTGAGGAAGATTTCCATATTTTAAAAAACTATTAAAACTTTGAGTGATATTTTGATTTTTTTTATCATGAAGAAGATACTCTTCAAAATCCAATGCCCATAAAAATAGATTTTTATAACCTTTGATTTTGTTATCCATTTTTGTAGTTATAATAACACTATCACAAAAAGGAATTTTTATATCAAACTGGAAATTTTCTAAAACTATTACTTTGATTTTATTTCTAAATATATACTCTTCTAATCCTAAAGATATCTCCTCTTTATCAACTCTAAAATCTAGAAAGTCTATGTAGATATAATCTTTGGGTGCAAAATTTGATAAATAGTCATATATTAAAAAACTTTTGCCAACTCTTGGAGAGCCTCTTAAAATTGTTTTTGGATGGGTGATTCTTATCTTTCTTTCAATAAAATTGATTTTATTAAATTCAAGCTCATGGCAGAACTCTAAAGATGTCATACTCTATTTTCTTGAAGATTTACTGCCTCTTTAATTGCATTTTTATAGCTTTTACAGTTTATGGCTCTATTTTTTTCATATGCAATATCAAAAGCTGTTCCATGGTCAACTGAGGTTCTTACAATTGGAAGGTTTAGACTTATATTAACGCTTTGGTCAAAGTATAGAGCTTTTAGTGGAGCTAAACCTTGGTCATGATACATGGCAACAAAATATCTAAAATTACTTCTTGAGGCTTTTGAAAAGGCAGTATCAGGTACAAGTGGTCCTTTAAAAATCTCTTTATTTAAACTACTATTTGCATTTTTTATAGCTTTAAAGATTTCTACCTCTTCATCTCCTAAAACACCATTGTCACTTGCGTGTGGGTTTAGAGCTAAAACTCCTATTTTTTTAACTTTCACACTTTTATAAAAGTCAATTAAAAAAGAGCTTAGACTCTCTTCATCAATTGATTTTGCAACTTGTTTTAGTGGAATATGTTCTGTGTATAAAGATACAAAAAGCTTTTTACAACCAAGCATCATAATTGCATTTTTCCCAAAATAGTCCCTTAGAACTTCTGTATGACCCTTATATTTGATTTTTGCTTTGCTCCAAGATTCTTTGTTTATTGGTAGAGTAACAATGGCATTTACTTTTTTGTCATTTGCCAGATTAATTGCTTCCATAAAAGAGTCATAAGAGTATCTTCCACTTTTTTTTGAAACTTTCCCTGGTTTTATATCAAATTCACCTTTTATCTCATAAAGTTTGAAATCTTCTGGAATTTCTAGTTCAAGTAATTTGGCAGCTTTGTTTAACATAACCCTATTAACACAATATAGAGGTTTACAATATTTTTTAATCTTTTCATGGGATCTAAGTGCTATTTCAATACCAATTCCATTTAAATCACCAATTGATATTGCTATAGTTGGTTTATTCATTATAGAAGCTCTTTCATCTCTTTTATTGCTTTTTCAAGTCCAGTAAAAACAGATCTTGCAATAATACTTTGTCCAATATTTAACTCTTCTATAGCCTTTATTGAAGAGATTGAAGTTACATTTTGATAGTTTAACCCATGACCTGCTGCAACTTTCAAATCTAATTCATTTGCTCTTTTAGAAGCAATTTTTAACTCTTTTTTACTTTTTACAAGTAACTCTTTTAGCTCTTCTCTTGGTAAATCAAGCTCTTTAATACAGTGGTGAGTATTTGCCAGATTGCTATATAACATTGCATAGATATTTGCAAAACTTCCTGTATGTAACTCAATCCACTCAACATTTAATTGTGAAGCTAATTCAATCATTTTTAGATCTGGGTCAATAAATAAAGAGACCTCTATTTCATTATCATGGAGTTTTTTTACAGCTTTTCTAATTTTGTCAAAGTTTGTTTTTAAATCAAGTCCACCTTCAGTAGTTACCTCTTCTCTTTTTTCAGGAACTAAAGTAGCTCTTAAAGGTTTTAATTCACAAATTGTATCAATAATATTTTCATCAATTGCACACTCTAAATTTACAGGTAAAGGTGAGAGTTGACATATAAGTTTTGCATCTTCATCATGAATATGTCGTCTATCTTCTCTTAGATGAATAGTAATCTGATTTGCACCTGCTAGTTTACAAATTGAGATTGCATCTAAAGGATTAGGATCGTTTATTTTTCTTGCTTCTCTTAAAACGGCAATATGGTCTATATTTACTCCAAGTAACAAAATTCTTCCTTTATGATAAATCTTTTAGTGTTGAGATATTTGCTGCTAGTTTATTTTGAACTTCTAAGAACTCCATTTCAGGAATACTATCAGCAACCACTCCTGCTCCTGCTTGGAAAATAACAGTATCTTTTGTAAGCATAGTAGTTCTAATTGTAATGGCACTATCCATATTTCCATCAAAACCAAAATATGCAACACTTCCTGAATAGAAGTTTCTTTTGATACCTTCAAATTGTGCAATTAGTTCCATTGCCCTAATTTTTGGAGCTCCTGTCATAGTTCCAGCTGTAAATGTTGCTGCAAAAAGGTCAAACATATCATATTTGCTCCCATCAATTTTTGCTTCAACATCTGAAACCATATGCATTACATGAGAGTATCTTTCTACTCGCATCAAATCTGTAACTTTTACTGTTCCAGGAAGGGCAACTCTTCCAACATCATTTCTTCCTAAATCAACAAGCATAATATGTTCTGCTCGCTCTTTATCATTTTTTACCATCTCTTCTTCAAGTTCTAAATCTCTATCTAGATTTTTCCCTCTTTTTCTAGTTCCTGCAATTGGTCTTAGTAAAATATGTTCGTCAACAAGTCTTACCATAACTTCAGGAGAACTTCCTGCAATAGAGAAATTATCAAACTCTAAGAAGAAAAGATAAGGGCTAGGATTTTTACTTCTTAGCACTCTATAAAAACTTAAATGATCAACTTCAGCTTTTTGTATAAATCTATTTGACATTAAAATTTGAAAAATATCTCCAGAACGTATCATCTCTTTTGATTTTGATACCATCTCAAAAAATTGCTCTTTTGTATAGTTAAATTTTCCTTCATCAAAAATTTTTGCTTTTTTAATTGGAGTAAATTTATATGGAGAAGTTAGTTCTTGATATATTGATTCTAAATCAGCCTCTTTATTTTTTAAAGAGGTAACCATTATAAGTTTAGAAGTTTTGTGAGAGAATCCTAAAACAATTTTTGGTCTAATTAAGTCTAAATCTGGGATATCCAATTGGTCTTCAAGATTATTCATATGTTTTTTTAAAACAGGCTCAAACTCTTTAGCCATATCATAACCAACATTTCCAATAAACCCATCAATAAGTCCAATTCCTAACTCTTCTGATTTATTTTTATAAAAGGTTTTGTCTATATTTTTATAGTAATTTTGTAAAAATTTAAGAGGATTTGAATCAACTTCTGTTACTTCTTCTGCTTCGTTTTTATAAAAACATTTTCCATTGTTGTACCAAACTCGCTCTCGATCACCAATAACTATATATGAGTAGTTTCCTTCAGCTGAATTAATAGTACTTTCATATAAGAATGTTATCTCATTTTTGTATAAACTTTTAACTTTTTCGTAGATAGATACCGGAGTAAACTGATCTAGAAAAAGCTCTTTTGAAAAAAAATCCATCTAATCTTTACCTTATTAGTATGTTAGTATAAATGCCCCTGAAACATTTAACTCTTTTTTAATATTTTCTGAAGCACTTTTTGCAAGTGTTCTTGAATTATAAGGGCCAATTAAGACTTTATGGAATATTTTGTTGTTAATTGAAACCTTATATATTTTATATGAAAAACCTTTGCTAGAAATGTTTGTTAAATATTTAGCTGTAGGCATTTTTGAAAACGCACCAATTTGAACAAAAGTTCCTTTTGGTTTTGTTGTAATACTGTTTGATATAGGAGCTGTTTGTTTAACAGGTTCAGCTTTTTTTACTACAGGTTTGTTCTCTTCAACTTTTTTTACTACAGGAGCAACTGGTTCAGCTGGTTTTATCTCATCTTTAACTTTAAAAACATCAGGTTTAACCTCAGGTTTCTCTTCAACAAGCTCTTTTTCTTCAATTTTTGAAAGATTAAGATTCTCATTTATTTTATCTTCTATTTGAGCCTCTTTCTCTTTCTCTTCTTTTATATTTTTTAGTTTTTCATTTATAATTTTTTGGTACTGATCCTCAATATTTTCACCCTCAGTGCTAGTCTCATTTGTAGCAGTACCATTTTTTGTAAATGAATCATTTGAAGTAGAATCATTTGTAACAAGGCGAATTATAATAATTGTCAATAAAAAGAGTATAACTAGTATAAGCCCTAAAATAAGATATCTTTTCTTACTTTTTTCATTTGAACCTGCTTTACCTAGCATAATATCACTATACTCTCTCTCCTCTTGAATCTCAATCTCCCTATCAAATTCTGATTGTTGTTGAGCTGGTCTTTGTCTTGTTTGTTCATCAAAAAGAGATTCACTATTTTTTATCTCATTTAATCTTTGTTCTATCTCATTTCTCTCTTGTTGTAACTGAACTTTTTTTATAAAATCTTCGCCTCTAATTTCCATAAGTAATCCTTGATACTTTTAAGTTATAAACTTTTAGTATGTTGATTTAGTGTAAATTACAAAACCTCTAGCTAACTCTTTTAATTCTTGTTTAATATTCTCTTGTAATTGTGTGTTGTTTATATCATCTAAAACATCACAAATTTTGTTTGCAATAATCTCAAACTCTTTCTCTTTCATCCCTCTTGCAGTTAATGCTGGAGATCCTATTCTAATACCTGAAGTAATAAATGGACTTCTTGTTTCTCCTGGAACTGTATTTTTATTTACTGTTATCCCTGCATTCCCTAATGCTGCATCTGCATCTTTACCTGAAAAATCTTTATTTAAAAATGATACAAGAATAAGGTGATTATCTGTTCCTTCTGAAACTATATCATAACCTCTTGAAACCATAACTTTTGCTAAAACTTGTGCATTTGCTTTAACTTGTTTTGCATACTCTTTCCATTTTGGATCAAGTACTTCTTTAAATGCAACAGCTTTTGCTGCTATTACATGAACAAGTGGTCCACCTTGAATCCCTGGAAAAATTGCAGAGTTTATTTTTTTTGCAATCTCTTCATCATCACATAAAATCATACCACCTCTTGGTCCTCTTAATGTTTTATGAGTTGTAGTTGTAACTACATGTGCATAAGGAAATGGGCTTGGATGTTCATTTGCTGCAACTAATCCTGCAATATGTGCTATATCTGCAAACAGGTATGCTCCAACTTCATCAGCTATCTCTCTAAATCTTTTAAAATCAATCTCTCTAGGATAAGCAGAAGCTCCACAAACAATAATTTTTGGTTGAACAATTTTAGCAATCTCTAAAACTTTATCATAATTGATTCTACCATCTAATTCAACTCCATAATAGAATGCTTGATAGTTTTTACCAGAAAAGCTTGGTTTTGATCCATGAGTTAAGTGTCCACCATGGCTTAGATCCATACCTAGAATTTTATCTCCTGCTTTAATAAGTGCTGCATAAACTGCACCATTTGCTTGACTTCCTGAGTGAGGTTGAACATTTGCATATTTACAACCAAATATTTCACATGCTCTATCAATAGCTAATTGTTCAGCTTTATCTGCAAATTCACATCCACCATAATATCTTTTATATGGATATCCTTCTGCATATTTATTTGTAAATACTGATCCCATTGTTTGCATTACTGCTGGGCTTGTGAAGTTCTCACTTGCTATCATCTCTAAGTGGTCTGTTTGTCTCTCTTTTTCAGCCTCTACTAAATCAAAAATCTCTTTATCTGCTTCTTCTAATGTTGCATCTGAAATAAAACTCATTCTATTATCTCCTGGTTATTATTAATTATTCTTCTTCGTTATCAAGTAAATTCACTTCTGATTTCACTGGTTTCATTGCTGGGAATAGCAACACATCTCTTATTGAGTGCTCATTTGTAAGCATCATTACTAATCTATCAATACCAATACCTTGACCAGCTGTTGGAGCCATACCATAAGATAAGGCATTTACAAAATCCTCATCCATCTCATGTGCTTCATCATCGCCGCTATCTTTTGCAGCCATTTGTGCTTCAAATCTTTGTAATTGATCAAGTGGATCATTTAACTCACTAAAGGCATTTGCAATCTCTTTCCCTGCAATAAATAGTTCAAATCTATCTGTCAAATGTGGTTTTTCATCACTTCTTCTAGCAAGTGGTGAAATCTCAACTGGATACTCTGTAATAAAAGTTGGATTAATAAGTTTAGCTTCAACAAACTCATCAAAAAGTTCCCCTTGAAGTTGACCTAAATTCATCCCTTCATTTACTTCAAGATTGTTTTGTCTTAAAAATGCAATAATTTTATCTTTGTCTTGAGTAATCTCTTCAGGAACACCACCAATTGTAGATAATGATTCAATTAAAGGAATTTCACTAAATTTAGAAAAATCAATTTTATTTTCCCCATAAGGAAGAAGGGTTGGTAAATCTAAATGATCAAATAGGTACTCAAAATACTCTTTTGTTAGAGCTATTAAGTCTTTATATGTTTTATATGCCCAATAAAATTCTATAGAGGTAAACTCTGGATTGTGTGTTGCATCCATACCCTCATTTCTAAAGTTTCTATTGATTTCAAAAACTGCTTCAAATCCACCAACTATTAATCTTTTAAGATATAACTCTGGTGCGATTCTAAGGTATCTATCTACATCTAGTGCATTGTGATGAGTAACAAAAGGTTTTGCATTTGCCCCACCTGCAATTGGGTGCATCATTGGAGTTTCAACCTCTAAGAAACCTTTTGATTCAAAAAATCTTCTTGTAAGTGAGATAACTTTTGATCTAATTTGAAAAGTTTTTCTAACTTCACTATTCATAATTAAATCTAGATATCTTTGTCTATATCTTAGCTCTTTATCTTGAATTCCATGATATTTTTCTGGAAGTGGCGAAATAGCTTTTGTTAAAATAGTTAAATCTGATACATGTAGTGATAATTCACCTTTATTTGTAATAAATGGGTATCCACTAACTTCTACAATATCTCCAATATCAACAAATTTCTTAAAAATTTCATTATAAAAATCTTCAGGAAGATTGTCTCTTGCTACATATATTTGTAAAACTCCACTCTCATCTTCAATTTTTAAAAATGAAGCTTTTCCCATAAGTCTAAAAAATTTAATTCTACCAGTTACTGTATAATTTCTATTTTCATCTCTTTTTTCTTCAGTTTGAAAAAGGTCACTATTTACATTTAAGTATTTTGAAATAGTGGTATTTCTATGTGATTCATTTGAATATGGATTAATACCTTTTTCTCTTAATAAATTTGCTTTTTCTATTCTTTGTTGTATAAATTTATTTTCAAACAATATTAATTTCCTTTTTAAATTTTATTCTGCTTTTGTTTCTGTATTGCTTGGTGTCTCTTCGCTATCATTTGATTTAGTTAGCTCTTCTACAACGCCTTTTTTAGCACTTTGAATTACTGCATTTGTAGATTCAACTGTTGCATCTTTTAAATCTTTTACTGTCTGTTTAATCTCATTAGTAATAGATTTTTTCTCAGTTAAATCTGGATCTTCTTCCATTTTCTCTTCTGTTGATACACTATCTTCAACTTTTTTAACAAAATCAGAAGCATCAAGTTTTACTATAAAACTTCCAGTTTTAATAAGAAGTGGAAATGTAGTAGAATTTGCTGTTTTGTCAACCATTAAATCTTTAAAAGATTGGATTTGGTATAAAGAGTAAGCAATAATAGAGAAGATAAAAAACATCTTTGCACTTCCAAAAACAAATCCTAAAATTCTATCAAAAACCCCAAGTCCACTCATTGAAAAAATTTTACTTATAACAATTCCCAAAACATAAACAATTGCCCAAAAACCAACAAGTCCAACAATAAAACCAACTAATTTGATTGTTGCATTATTCTCTAAAGATAAAAGAGGTGCTATTTTTGTTCCAATTTCAAGTGAGAGTCTTGATGCTACAAATATACCACCAATAATTCCTACTAAACCAAATACTTCTCTTGTGAAACCTCTGAAGAGTCCCTTAAGACCAATTAAAACAGTTAAACTTACAATTACTATATCAAAACCAGTAAAACTTTGCATTTAATTCCTTATATATAGTATGGCGCAATTATATCTTAGTTTATCAAAATAAAAGTTTAATAGGGTTCATATCCAAAAAAAGTTTTAGATAAAATTGATTTTAAAACAAGCACCATAGAATTTCTCATTTTCAAGAGAAAAACTACAGTTATTAACCTCTAAAATATAGTTCATATGTTTTGTCAAAATTTCTCTTGTCATATAAAGACCAATGCCTGTCCCTTGGCTTTGATGTTTTGTAGTAAAATAGGGCTCAAAAATTCTACATATTATATCTTCAGGAATCCCTCCTGCACTATCTTTTATATATAAAATATTGTCAATATATTCAATTAAAACAACTCTTCTTTTATTGCTGTCTTGTGAATCAAAGGCATCCGAAGAGTTATTCAAAATATTTAAAATTGCCTGCTGAAACTCATTTTTAAAACCAAATATTTTAATATCTTTATCAATATTAACAATTAACTCTATTTGGCTATGTTTAAACTTGTCTTTTAACAAAGAGAAGTTTTCAAGTATAGATTTAAGAAGTGAAAAGTTTGTTTTACTCTTCTCTTTTTTAAAGAAGTTTTTAAAATCTTCAATAGTTTGTGAAAGATATTCTGAGTTTTTAAGTATCATCTCACAAGTTGAATCAAAATGTTTATCATCAAGTAAATCTAAATCTTTTTGTAGTTTTAAAGAACTAATAGCTGTAGAGATAGAGGTTAATGGTTGTCTCCATTGATGGGCAATATTACTTAACATCTCACCCATTGCAGCCATTTTACTTTGTTGGAAAAGCATCCTATCTTTCTCTTTATTTTTTTGTGTTTCCTCTTCAACTCTTTTTTCTAAGGATTCATTAAGTTCTAATAACTCTTTTGTTTTTAGTTCAACTAAGTCTTCTAAACTATCATTTAATCTCATCAATTTTTCTTGTTGTTCAATCTCATGGGTAATATCAGTTAGTGTTACAATAATATAGGGAATAGTTTCATTGTCAAATATTGTGGAGTTTACATTTAAAGTAAAATGATAAAGTTTACTATCTTTTAATATTGCAGCTTTAAATTTAATATCTGGATTTGCCAAAATATGTTCAGCCCAATTTTTACCACCATAATCCTTGTCAACAATATAGGTATCATCATACATATCAATAAAAGTTTCACAAATACATTTGTATCTATTTTGAAAACTATCCAAACTATTGAAGTTAAAGAAATCAAGTAATTGTTTATTTGAATTTTTAATTATACGTCCATCAGTAATTACTATGATATTTTTTTGAGAATCAAGAATAATTTGATTTTTTTCCTCTTGTTTTTTTATTTCATCAAAATTATTTTGCAGTTCAATATTTAGTTTTTTAATACTATTTAAATAGATATAGTATGAGATAATTGTATATAAAAGACCAATAAAAAATATTATAAGAAGAACAAAAAGTCTAGAGTTTCTTTTGAAATTTTTCACATCTAAAAGATCAATCTCATTTAGATTTTTTACTAAGATTACATATCCTATTTGATTTTTGTATTCATTAATTTTAAAAGTAGTAATAAGTTTATCTTCGATAATTAAAAATTTCTCTTCATTTAATATTCTTTTTACTCCCTCTTTTTTTATAAAATCAATTAAAGAGGGTTTTGCATTTAAATTTGCAATATAATAATCCTCTAAAAACATTTTTGTAAAAGGGTAAATTATTTTATCTTTGTACTTTTCATCTGCTAAAACAATAGAATCAATTTTGGTTTTTTCCAAGGTTTTTGATATTGAGTTAAAGTGGGTAATTATTTCAAAAACACCTATTGCTTCATTATTGTGAATAATTGGAATCATTGATTTAAAAGTCATATCAAATTTTCCAATACTAATTGTGGCTAAGTTTTTTTTCTCTTTTAATACAATATTTACATTATCTCTAAAAACCAATGAGTCATCAGTCTTATTTGTCCAACTTCTATAAAAACTATTTCCATTTTTATTAATTATTTGAAACCAAACATTTTTAAATTTTGTATTCTCTTTTAACTCCTTTGAAAACTCTTCAAATTTTAAATTTGAATTATTATTTGATAGAAGTGAATTAATTATATTTTTATTTCTTGAGATGGAAATTGCCATTGCTAAAGTAGCATTTTTTTTCTCTGAAATAAGGTTAGCAATATCATTTTTCATGGAGATGGAGATATTTGTATATTTTTGATTTAGCTGCTTTTTCTCCTCAGATTGTATATAAAAGGCAGATGAAACATAAATCACAAGGGAGATAATCGAGAAGACTATAAAATTTATCAAAAATCTATTTTTAAACATCAAAATCCAAATTTAATTTATATTTTATTATATATAAAAATTATTTATTTTTTGATAAATTAAAGAGTAGCCTTGAAAAAAACTATTGAAAATAAAAGAGTAAAATAGTAAAAATTTTTTACGAATAATTAATATTTTTTGGATAAAATCCACCTATGAAAAATATAAATAGATATCCAACAAAAAAGATATATGTAGGGAATGTGGCAATTGGTGGTGATGCACCAATTTCAGTACAATCTATGACATATAGCAAAACTTCAGATGTAGATACAACAGTTGAGCAAATAAAAGCATTGCATTTTGCAGGTGCTGATATAGTAAGAGTTGCTGTTCCTGATATTGAAGCAGCAAATGCATTAAAAGAGATAAAAGCACAAAGCTCTTTGCCAATTGTTGCAGATATTCACTTTAATCATAAATTAGCTCTTATTGCGGCAGAAGTTGTTGACTGTATTAGAATCAATCCAGGGAATATTGGTAATAAACAAAGAGTTGCAGAGGTTGTAAAGGCTTGCAAACAAAGAAATTTACCAATTAGAATTGGAGTAAACTGTGGTTCTTTGGAATCTCAATTTGAAGATAAATATGGACAAACAGCCAAAGGTATGGTTGAGAGCGCTGATTATAATATAAAATTTTTGGAAGATTTAGGATTTGAAGATATTAAAATCTCTTTAAAAGCAAGTGATGTTCAAAGAACAGTAGAAGCTTATAGGCTTTTAAGACCTATGAATAATTATCCTTTTCATTTAGGAGTTACAGAAGCTGGAACTTTGTTTCACTCAACTATTAAATCTTCAATTGCATTAGGAAGTTTGCTTTTAGATGGAATAGGTGATACTTTAAGAGTCTCTATTACAGGAGAGCTTGAAAAAGAGATTGAAGTAGGTAGGGCTATTTTAAAAGATGCTGGACTTACAAAAGAGGGACTTAATATTATCTCTTGTCCTACTTGTGGAAGAATTGAAGCAGATTTAGTAAGTGCAGTAGCGCAAGTTGAACAAAGAACAAAACATATTAAAACTCCACTTAATGTTTCAGTTATGGGATGTGTAGTAAATGCTCTTGGTGAAGCTAAAGCAGCAGATGTGGCAATAGCTTATGGGAAGGGTGTTGGTCTTATTATAAAAAAAGGTGAAACTATAGCAAAACTTCCAACAGAAGAACTACTTGATAGATTTTTAGAAGAGGTAGAAGCTGAGGCTAAAAAAAATAGCTAAAGCTTCTGCTTACAACCACTTATAAAATAAATTTAGCTACAATTTAACCCTCAAAAAAATATAAAATAATACTTTTTAATTGGTACGTGTATGGAG comes from the Halarcobacter ebronensis genome and includes:
- a CDS encoding anthranilate synthase component I family protein, translated to MDFFSKELFLDQFTPVSIYEKVKSLYKNEITFLYESTINSAEGNYSYIVIGDRERVWYNNGKCFYKNEAEEVTEVDSNPLKFLQNYYKNIDKTFYKNKSEELGIGLIDGFIGNVGYDMAKEFEPVLKKHMNNLEDQLDIPDLDLIRPKIVLGFSHKTSKLIMVTSLKNKEADLESIYQELTSPYKFTPIKKAKIFDEGKFNYTKEQFFEMVSKSKEMIRSGDIFQILMSNRFIQKAEVDHLSFYRVLRSKNPSPYLFFLEFDNFSIAGSSPEVMVRLVDEHILLRPIAGTRKRGKNLDRDLELEEEMVKNDKERAEHIMLVDLGRNDVGRVALPGTVKVTDLMRVERYSHVMHMVSDVEAKIDGSKYDMFDLFAATFTAGTMTGAPKIRAMELIAQFEGIKRNFYSGSVAYFGFDGNMDSAITIRTTMLTKDTVIFQAGAGVVADSIPEMEFLEVQNKLAANISTLKDLS
- the pdxA gene encoding 4-hydroxythreonine-4-phosphate dehydrogenase yields the protein MNKPTIAISIGDLNGIGIEIALRSHEKIKKYCKPLYCVNRVMLNKAAKLLELEIPEDFKLYEIKGEFDIKPGKVSKKSGRYSYDSFMEAINLANDKKVNAIVTLPINKESWSKAKIKYKGHTEVLRDYFGKNAIMMLGCKKLFVSLYTEHIPLKQVAKSIDEESLSSFLIDFYKSVKVKKIGVLALNPHASDNGVLGDEEVEIFKAIKNANSSLNKEIFKGPLVPDTAFSKASRSNFRYFVAMYHDQGLAPLKALYFDQSVNISLNLPIVRTSVDHGTAFDIAYEKNRAINCKSYKNAIKEAVNLQENRV
- a CDS encoding serine hydroxymethyltransferase — translated: MSFISDATLEEADKEIFDLVEAEKERQTDHLEMIASENFTSPAVMQTMGSVFTNKYAEGYPYKRYYGGCEFADKAEQLAIDRACEIFGCKYANVQPHSGSQANGAVYAALIKAGDKILGMDLSHGGHLTHGSKPSFSGKNYQAFYYGVELDGRINYDKVLEIAKIVQPKIIVCGASAYPREIDFKRFREIADEVGAYLFADIAHIAGLVAANEHPSPFPYAHVVTTTTHKTLRGPRGGMILCDDEEIAKKINSAIFPGIQGGPLVHVIAAKAVAFKEVLDPKWKEYAKQVKANAQVLAKVMVSRGYDIVSEGTDNHLILVSFLNKDFSGKDADAALGNAGITVNKNTVPGETRSPFITSGIRIGSPALTARGMKEKEFEIIANKICDVLDDINNTQLQENIKQELKELARGFVIYTKSTY
- a CDS encoding pyridoxine 5'-phosphate synthase, with the translated sequence MLLGVNIDHIAVLREARKINDPNPLDAISICKLAGANQITIHLREDRRHIHDEDAKLICQLSPLPVNLECAIDENIIDTICELKPLRATLVPEKREEVTTEGGLDLKTNFDKIRKAVKKLHDNEIEVSLFIDPDLKMIELASQLNVEWIELHTGSFANIYAMLYSNLANTHHCIKELDLPREELKELLVKSKKELKIASKRANELDLKVAAGHGLNYQNVTSISSIKAIEELNIGQSIIARSVFTGLEKAIKEMKELL
- a CDS encoding ATP-binding protein codes for the protein MTSLEFCHELEFNKINFIERKIRITHPKTILRGSPRVGKSFLIYDYLSNFAPKDYIYIDFLDFRVDKEEISLGLEEYIFRNKIKVIVLENFQFDIKIPFCDSVIITTKMDNKIKGYKNLFLWALDFEEYLLHDKKNQNITQSFNSFLKYGNLPQSVQISEFKIYKELQNILKLITKDETSLEILKTLILNIDEKKSLNQLFLNLKTKMKISKDKFYEECKTFEEENIIYFLPKYNQSKANRKIFLYNGAFFDAITHKKKFKNELTNIIFQELKNKFKEIYYLDYIDFFIPEKNLAIISIPFFNSVLMQSQLKKIKKIALDYKIEEVNIVTVSNSEVINSNDIKISVLPFYEWALS
- the pyrH gene encoding UMP kinase, yielding MRKRVLVKFSGEALAGPEGYGIDTQILDYIGNEIKELIDNNIEVGIVIGGGNIIRGVTAAADGVIKRTSADYMGMLATVINGVAMQEALEHKGLSARLQTAIKMEQIAEPYIVRRATRHLQKGRVVIFSAGTGNPYFTTDTAATLRATEIDACMLIKATKVDGVYDKDPMKYPDAVKLDVITYDQALEDHIKVMDDTAIALAKDNKLPIVVANMSEKGNLLKIINGDLSRCSIVK
- a CDS encoding SPOR domain-containing protein — its product is MEIRGEDFIKKVQLQQERNEIEQRLNEIKNSESLFDEQTRQRPAQQQSEFDREIEIQEEREYSDIMLGKAGSNEKSKKRYLILGLILVILFLLTIIIIRLVTNDSTSNDSFTKNGTATNETSTEGENIEDQYQKIINEKLKNIKEEKEKEAQIEDKINENLNLSKIEEKELVEEKPEVKPDVFKVKDEIKPAEPVAPVVKKVEENKPVVKKAEPVKQTAPISNSITTKPKGTFVQIGAFSKMPTAKYLTNISSKGFSYKIYKVSINNKIFHKVLIGPYNSRTLAKSASENIKKELNVSGAFILTY